The stretch of DNA gttttagtttcttttttctttaccttttttTCACATTGAATAATTACTAAATGTTATTCGTAATGAATGATACTAATAGTTTGGTATGGACTAGAGCATATGTACATAAGACCTAATTAACAAGCCTTCAAGTTAGGAAAAAAAGTACGTATTCGTTTTATTTGAAGCACTATGATAACAGTTTATGTTTTGTTTTTCTAGAATACCATCAATATCATGAGGAAaagaagggaaaaagaaaaaagaaaaaagaaggaagGAAATCCTAACCACCTAAAATTTCATTTCATTTGAAAAAGATTTCGACAAATGTAAATAAAGAGAAAAGGTCCAGTACCTAATCCTTTCTATATAAATATTACGCCTTGCCTTTAACATCTATATGCATATTCCAAATGGCTTCTTTAGTTCTAACTTCATTTTTCCTTACTCTATATTTCTTAGCTTTTGCTTATGCTGCTAATAATAATAGCTCAAGAATTCCCAATACTTGTCCTTATGAATATATTTTCCATGTTGGCGATTCGCTTGCAGATACAGGAAACTTAGTCCGCTTACCGAATGCAAAAATAACTTACCGTGCCGACCATTATCCTTATGGTCGAAATTTCTTTGGCGAACCCACTGGTAGATTCTCTGATGGCCGTCTTACTATAGACTATATTGCTAAGGCTCTTAACCTTCCACTTCTCAAACCTTACTTGCAAAAAGAAGCTAATTTTAGCCATGGTGTAAACTTCGCAGTAGGAGGATCTACAGCATTAAGAAACCCTTATTATGAAGCTAGAAATATTAGCATGCCTACGTACAACAGGTCACTTAAAGTTCAACTTGGCTGGTTGACCACCTACCTAAAAGCCACATGCTACACTATACGAAAGTGTTCTAAACTTCTTGGAAAATCTCTTTTTATGTTCGGTGAAATTGGAGGAAATGACTATTACCAAGCATTTTCACAGGGGAAATCCATTGAAGAAGCTAAAACTTTTGTCCCACATATAGTCAAGGCCATTGTAAAAGGCATTAAACAGGTGATGAAATACGGGGCAAAGCGTATAGTGGTTCCTGGGATTTATCCTAATGGTTGTTTCCCCTATTACCTTACTAAGTTCTCAAGCTTGGATTATAAAGATTACGATGAGTTCGGATGTTTGAAATCCTACAATGATTTCGCCATGTATCACAACGATTATTTGGAGAGGGCTCTATCCATACTAAAACTTGAATATCCGGATGTTGCTATTCATTATGGAGATAATTATGGTACTTTTAAATCAATTCTGGAACGCCCGGGCTATTTTGGATTCCATAAAAAATCAATACTCAAAGCATGCTGTGGAATTGGAGGTCCATATAATTATAACGAGGATAGAGTTTGTGGAACATATGAAGTTCCAGCTTGCTCTGATTCTGAAAAATATTTGCATTGGGATGGCATACATCTTACAGAAGAAGCATATTATTATGTCGCAGAAGACCTATTAAGTGTCATCTTAGCTAAAGAATTTCAATGTCTGCAGTAGATCTTGATCTTGGGGTTTTATTGAAATTAAAAGGATGTGGCATTACCTGGGTATAGATTGTAAGGGGTGTGTTTCATGGCGAAGAAGCGCTTTTATATATGTAACTGGTATTTATTCTTGTTGTAAACAAATATAAgataatatttttttgtatatgcgGTATATAAACTATTTTCCTGCACGAGATATATCTGCATGTTTTTAAATGAAAACACTGAGAAGAGGTATTAGCTAAAAATTGAGATTTGCCCTTAGAACGATGGACCAACATGTTGCAAGGGATATATACTGTAACCTCCTCACAAAGGAAATATGAGTTATAACCAAGAGAACCTGAATTCTAACTCAATGGGTATATGGCATGAGCTTGTAAGGGTGAGAAAATATGTTATGcaagaaatcatgattaagctaaaATTCAGTTAAACGCATCTAATTGAACATTAGGAATGCTTGGCATATGTTTGTTTGATAAGATCAACGGTAGTGCAACCAAAGACGCAAAGGTAAGCATTTGTCATATTATATATTGGTGTCTAGTTAATTGATCCGATCTTCGTGCAGTAAAATATTTCTTATTGTAAATTTAGTTGATAACAAATAGATAACTGCAAATATCAAAAAATATTTAATCTTAGACAAACATGCAAAagaataaaatattaaatatataaGGGAGAAAATATGtggaagaaataaaataaaaagacaaattcTAATAGGGCATTAACATTGGGGAAGAGAAGGTTACGCATATTTTCTAGAGAGAAATTACCTTGGGTCAATTATCAGGAGGATGGGGAGATAGACGAGTATGTCACGCACAGAGTAGGggtgggatggatgaaatggaggttagcatctggtgttctgtgtgacaagaaggtgccacaaaaaattaaaggtaagttctatacaGCAGTGGTTAGATCAGCCATGTTGTATG from Nicotiana tomentosiformis chromosome 11, ASM39032v3, whole genome shotgun sequence encodes:
- the LOC104106512 gene encoding acetylajmalan esterase-like, whose translation is MASLVLTSFFLTLYFLAFAYAANNNSSRIPNTCPYEYIFHVGDSLADTGNLVRLPNAKITYRADHYPYGRNFFGEPTGRFSDGRLTIDYIAKALNLPLLKPYLQKEANFSHGVNFAVGGSTALRNPYYEARNISMPTYNRSLKVQLGWLTTYLKATCYTIRKCSKLLGKSLFMFGEIGGNDYYQAFSQGKSIEEAKTFVPHIVKAIVKGIKQVMKYGAKRIVVPGIYPNGCFPYYLTKFSSLDYKDYDEFGCLKSYNDFAMYHNDYLERALSILKLEYPDVAIHYGDNYGTFKSILERPGYFGFHKKSILKACCGIGGPYNYNEDRVCGTYEVPACSDSEKYLHWDGIHLTEEAYYYVAEDLLSVILAKEFQCLQ